One Candidatus Korarchaeum sp. genomic region harbors:
- a CDS encoding TIGR04190 family B12-binding domain/radical SAM domain protein, producing the protein MKLDLALIHPPSVYDFRRAFSYAYMISEVIPSSYVFDMIPYGFLTIATYLERHGFDVAVFNLAAKMLRDERFDVESYLRGLEADAFGIDLHWMVHAQGAIEIARIIKKHHPDSKVILGGLSSTIFRREIMGSYPFIDAIIMGDSGELPLLRYMEEGPEGAPNIIWREGVRIRENPISWVPDSLDDFQIDHEFLLRNLRRTRDLALSSPFASFREAPIAGIITMKGCPFDCLTCGGSRYAYKNCFMRSRLAKKSPEAIVEEVEGISKISTMPIFFVGDLRVGGIGGLERISKLLRDLDLENELIFEFFTPPSREVLRILRGASHTIYLQISPESPFEDVRRAFGRPYTNSSLEKMVKYSDELDFARLDLYFMMGLPLQTRDHGVKVAEYFRRMRGLARNVDSFISPLAPFIDPGSRAFSDPERYGYRLLLKGFEEHRRALIVSHWMHSLNYETGWMSRKEIVEATLDGYEALLTEKNANGMIDEQAYELAIERIRLDREIMRRIERGSPIDDLRERMRVLASEYDASVKKGLSLYPTESLTGRIRNPIVRTLLRAILIRE; encoded by the coding sequence TTGAAGCTGGACCTAGCCCTGATCCACCCTCCCAGCGTCTACGACTTCAGGAGGGCATTCTCTTACGCTTACATGATCAGCGAGGTTATCCCCTCAAGCTACGTATTCGATATGATACCTTATGGATTCTTAACGATCGCGACTTACTTGGAGAGGCATGGGTTCGATGTAGCGGTCTTCAATCTGGCTGCTAAGATGCTGAGAGATGAGCGTTTCGATGTGGAGAGCTACCTGAGGGGATTGGAAGCTGATGCATTCGGCATAGACCTTCATTGGATGGTTCACGCTCAGGGGGCGATAGAGATAGCTAGGATCATCAAAAAGCACCATCCCGATAGCAAAGTGATCCTGGGAGGATTATCCTCCACAATCTTCAGGCGCGAGATAATGGGCTCATACCCCTTCATAGATGCGATAATCATGGGGGATAGCGGGGAGCTACCCCTCCTCAGGTACATGGAGGAGGGTCCGGAGGGAGCCCCCAACATCATCTGGAGGGAGGGAGTCAGGATCAGGGAGAACCCCATTAGCTGGGTTCCCGATTCCCTGGATGACTTCCAAATAGATCATGAGTTCCTCCTGAGGAACTTGAGGAGGACCAGGGATCTGGCGCTTAGCTCCCCGTTCGCTTCCTTTCGAGAGGCCCCTATAGCGGGTATCATAACGATGAAGGGATGCCCCTTCGATTGCCTCACTTGCGGAGGATCGAGGTACGCTTATAAGAACTGCTTCATGAGGAGCAGGTTAGCTAAGAAGTCTCCTGAGGCCATAGTTGAGGAGGTCGAGGGTATATCTAAAATATCGACGATGCCCATCTTCTTCGTAGGGGATCTCAGGGTAGGAGGTATCGGTGGGCTGGAGAGGATATCAAAGCTCCTGAGGGATCTTGACCTTGAGAACGAGCTCATCTTTGAGTTCTTCACCCCGCCCTCGAGGGAGGTCCTGAGGATCCTGAGAGGGGCCTCCCACACTATCTACCTTCAGATATCACCGGAGAGCCCATTTGAGGATGTCAGAAGAGCCTTTGGAAGGCCATATACGAACTCCTCACTTGAAAAGATGGTTAAGTATTCTGATGAACTTGATTTCGCTAGATTAGACCTTTACTTCATGATGGGTCTCCCCCTACAGACTAGGGATCACGGTGTCAAGGTCGCTGAGTACTTCAGGAGGATGAGGGGGCTAGCGAGAAACGTGGATTCCTTCATCTCCCCCCTAGCTCCCTTCATAGATCCTGGGAGCAGGGCCTTCTCGGATCCTGAGAGATACGGCTACAGGTTGCTGCTTAAGGGGTTCGAGGAACACAGGAGGGCTCTGATCGTGAGCCACTGGATGCACTCCCTCAACTACGAGACGGGTTGGATGAGCAGGAAGGAGATCGTTGAGGCCACTTTAGATGGTTATGAAGCTCTCTTGACTGAGAAGAATGCCAATGGGATGATAGATGAGCAGGCCTATGAGCTAGCGATCGAGAGGATAAGGCTAGATAGGGAGATCATGAGGAGAATTGAGAGAGGATCTCCTATCGACGATCTGAGGGAGAGGATGAGGGTGCTAGCGAGCGAGTACGATGCTTCGGTGAAGAAGGGTTTGTCCTTATACCCGACCGAGAGTCTCACTGGGAGGATCAGGAACCCCATAGTCAGAACTCTCTTAAGGGCGATCCTGATCAGAGAATAG
- a CDS encoding PKD domain-containing protein encodes MEATKILVAMSLALIMLATINASAGTGCEAVDTSQNKPPKVVNVVYVVRGTTVYFTALIKDDEFSGGIRVVRWDFGDGEKRDYLSGWVKVNETKEGGVTYYYYELTVSHTYKDYRQYTVNVEVSDILNIKDKTTLLVTVKRENVPPLVELEDVQPNPAKPGETVKFSAQASDPDGRITTFYWDFGDGSKQQGANLTKVTHTYSREGVYTVTVRVVDDKGGTSNDASAKVYVRSETTVTKIQNRAPVVTSVTYNPQEPAPGTVISFRASAYDPDGDPITAYTWDFGDGTVKGGGAEMKYSYPKEGAYTVKVKAKDSKGLESPYYTVSIAIKGNKPPQASIVSIKSSDGASFLFQGMGVDPDGQVVAYEWRMGDGKTFTGELEGNSIPHRYINYTYSKSGNYTVSFRVRDNEGAWSDWVSERITVKLPEKLASAAVSWLGFDNIWVTAGAGASIVLLASYLAFRDSRRNSFVERASSPRRIVVKRDQVRERRSASPRYHYRDYRSYARRGSRRIPWE; translated from the coding sequence ATGGAAGCAACGAAAATACTGGTTGCCATGAGCCTAGCTTTAATTATGCTAGCGACGATAAATGCTTCGGCAGGTACCGGTTGCGAGGCCGTCGATACTTCGCAGAACAAACCCCCCAAGGTAGTTAACGTGGTTTACGTTGTGAGAGGCACGACCGTGTACTTCACGGCACTGATAAAGGATGACGAGTTCAGTGGAGGTATCAGGGTAGTTAGATGGGACTTCGGTGACGGTGAAAAGCGGGACTATTTGAGCGGATGGGTCAAGGTGAATGAGACGAAGGAAGGCGGCGTCACCTACTATTACTACGAGCTAACCGTATCTCATACCTACAAAGATTACAGGCAGTACACGGTCAATGTAGAGGTTAGCGATATACTTAACATTAAGGATAAAACCACCCTACTCGTAACCGTAAAGAGGGAGAATGTCCCACCATTAGTGGAGCTGGAGGATGTGCAGCCAAACCCAGCCAAGCCAGGAGAAACTGTGAAGTTTTCAGCGCAAGCATCGGATCCCGACGGTCGCATAACCACCTTTTACTGGGACTTCGGTGACGGGAGTAAGCAGCAGGGCGCTAATCTGACGAAGGTAACGCATACTTACTCAAGAGAAGGGGTCTACACGGTCACCGTTAGGGTAGTGGACGATAAGGGAGGGACCTCGAACGACGCTTCAGCCAAGGTCTACGTTAGGTCAGAGACCACGGTGACTAAGATCCAGAATAGGGCACCTGTAGTCACCTCAGTAACCTATAACCCTCAGGAACCGGCTCCCGGTACTGTGATATCCTTCAGGGCCTCGGCATACGATCCGGACGGTGACCCCATCACTGCCTACACATGGGACTTCGGTGACGGTACTGTGAAGGGTGGCGGTGCGGAGATGAAGTACTCCTATCCTAAGGAAGGGGCTTACACGGTTAAAGTGAAGGCGAAAGATTCAAAGGGCCTTGAGTCTCCTTACTACACAGTTAGTATAGCTATCAAGGGGAATAAGCCGCCACAGGCTTCTATTGTATCCATAAAGAGCTCCGATGGGGCATCTTTCCTCTTTCAAGGGATGGGAGTAGATCCGGATGGCCAGGTAGTGGCTTACGAGTGGAGGATGGGCGATGGAAAGACCTTCACTGGGGAGCTTGAGGGAAACTCGATTCCTCACAGGTACATCAACTACACTTATTCAAAGAGCGGGAATTACACCGTGAGCTTCAGGGTGAGGGATAATGAGGGCGCATGGTCGGATTGGGTGAGCGAGAGGATCACGGTGAAGCTCCCCGAGAAGCTCGCTTCTGCTGCAGTTTCCTGGCTGGGTTTCGATAACATATGGGTTACTGCAGGCGCCGGAGCATCTATAGTTCTCCTAGCTAGTTACCTAGCATTCAGGGACTCGAGAAGGAACAGCTTCGTCGAAAGAGCGAGTTCACCGAGGAGGATAGTGGTCAAGAGAGATCAAGTTAGGGAAAGGAGAAGCGCTAGCCCTAGGTATCACTACAGGGACTACAGGAGTTACGCGAGAAGGGGGTCGAGGAGGATCCCTTGGGAATGA
- a CDS encoding Mrp/NBP35 family ATP-binding protein: MIPLTTVNRSELPDSLARIRRKIAVMSGKGGVGKTTVSVNMAAELAKRGHSVGLLDADLTGPNVPGAVGLLGSQLTVENDKIIPADGPLGIKVVSLGLMIGDEDAVIWRGPLKARAIKELVENVNWGDLDFLIVDLPPGTGDEPLSVMQLIPLDGIVIVTTPQRIALMDVRRAIRMAKVMNIRVLGLIENMSYFVCDNKKVRIFGEGGGRGLAEEEEVPFLGEIPMDPRVAELTDEGKLVTLEHSESPVAKAFSEIADLLLKQLG, translated from the coding sequence GTGATTCCCTTGACTACGGTCAATCGAAGCGAACTCCCAGATAGCCTAGCGAGGATCAGGAGGAAGATAGCGGTGATGAGTGGGAAGGGAGGGGTCGGGAAGACTACGGTCTCAGTCAACATGGCAGCTGAGCTCGCCAAGAGAGGTCACTCGGTAGGGTTGCTTGACGCCGATCTGACTGGACCAAACGTCCCCGGGGCCGTTGGGCTCCTCGGTTCTCAGTTAACCGTAGAAAATGATAAAATAATACCAGCAGATGGACCTCTAGGGATAAAAGTTGTATCTTTAGGTCTAATGATCGGCGATGAGGATGCAGTAATATGGAGAGGACCTTTGAAAGCGAGGGCCATCAAGGAACTAGTTGAGAACGTTAATTGGGGGGATCTGGACTTTCTGATAGTAGATCTCCCCCCTGGTACTGGAGATGAACCGCTTAGCGTGATGCAACTGATCCCTCTCGACGGTATAGTCATAGTTACGACACCCCAGAGAATAGCTCTGATGGATGTGAGGAGAGCTATAAGGATGGCCAAGGTGATGAACATAAGGGTGCTGGGGTTGATCGAGAACATGAGCTACTTCGTGTGCGACAATAAGAAGGTGAGGATATTCGGTGAGGGGGGAGGTAGGGGACTCGCGGAGGAGGAAGAGGTACCCTTCCTAGGGGAGATACCTATGGACCCGAGGGTAGCGGAGCTCACCGATGAAGGTAAGCTCGTGACCTTGGAGCATAGCGAAAGCCCAGTAGCTAAGGCATTTAGCGAAATAGCGGATCTTCTGCTTAAGCAGTTGGGCTAG
- a CDS encoding aldehyde ferredoxin oxidoreductase family protein: MRGGWTGKVLRIDLGKSKSVVQDLDPKVAVDFLGGRGFAIKTLWDELPRGADPLSPQNLLILATGPLTGISMPSSGKLVVAAKSPLTGGYGDGNIGTKASVQLKKAGYDAVVISGKAEKPSTLVIENEKVEIKESKDLWGLDTYKAQEELEKQYGRNSGILVIGPGGERLVKFAVITSEKGRAGGRPGIGAVMGSKNLKAIVIKGSREIPLADPKEVAKLGADSFKDIKSKDNYDFWVRQGTMATVEWANANAALPTYNMSEGVFDGYDKVGGNAMERIYKIGQKGCPNCNMPCGNINEIKEGPYKGRDTEVDYENIAMLGPNLGIDNMNWALTLNLLADESGLDTISLGSVLAFATEAMKRGLISSDDVGVRLEWGDGQAFLELATRIVKKEGFGSLLAEGVAYASQRIGKGSERFAMHVKGLEISAYDCHAYIGMALAYGTSPIGAHHKDAWFISYEIREGRGVVSEERARKLIWMQNVRGGFFESAAACRLPWVEVGYDLEWYPKFLKAATGLDYSWDDIHIVANRIYTLIRAFWVREKGGWNRSLDTPPAKWFEEPQTKGPLAGSKLDRGDYERMLSWYYENRGWDVNGVPRKSTLRNLGLDWVIPELERVVALSE; encoded by the coding sequence ATGAGGGGTGGCTGGACCGGGAAGGTACTGAGGATCGATTTGGGAAAGAGCAAGTCAGTAGTTCAAGATCTTGACCCTAAGGTCGCGGTCGATTTCCTAGGGGGAAGGGGATTTGCCATCAAGACGCTCTGGGATGAGCTCCCTCGGGGGGCCGATCCTCTCTCCCCTCAGAACCTCCTCATACTGGCGACAGGGCCCCTAACTGGTATAAGTATGCCGAGCAGTGGGAAGCTAGTGGTCGCTGCGAAGTCCCCGCTGACGGGTGGTTACGGTGACGGTAACATAGGGACTAAGGCTTCTGTTCAGTTGAAGAAAGCCGGTTACGATGCTGTTGTAATCTCCGGTAAAGCTGAAAAACCCTCTACTTTAGTGATAGAGAACGAGAAAGTTGAGATAAAGGAATCCAAGGACCTCTGGGGGCTTGATACCTACAAAGCTCAGGAGGAACTTGAGAAACAGTACGGGAGAAATTCGGGAATTTTGGTGATAGGTCCGGGTGGGGAGAGGCTCGTTAAGTTCGCGGTGATAACCTCCGAGAAGGGGAGAGCCGGTGGTAGACCGGGTATTGGGGCTGTCATGGGTTCGAAGAACTTGAAGGCGATCGTGATAAAGGGCAGCAGGGAGATCCCGCTAGCGGATCCTAAGGAAGTAGCTAAGCTGGGTGCTGATTCCTTCAAGGACATAAAGTCGAAGGATAACTACGATTTCTGGGTAAGACAGGGGACCATGGCTACTGTTGAGTGGGCTAACGCCAACGCTGCTTTACCTACCTACAACATGAGCGAAGGCGTCTTCGATGGTTACGATAAAGTAGGAGGAAACGCTATGGAGAGGATATACAAGATAGGGCAGAAGGGATGCCCGAACTGCAACATGCCCTGTGGTAACATAAACGAGATAAAGGAGGGACCCTATAAGGGGAGGGATACTGAAGTCGATTACGAGAACATAGCGATGCTAGGGCCAAATCTAGGGATAGATAACATGAACTGGGCTTTGACATTGAACCTACTCGCTGATGAGAGCGGATTAGACACTATAAGTCTTGGGAGCGTCTTAGCATTCGCCACGGAAGCTATGAAGAGGGGTCTAATAAGCTCCGATGACGTCGGCGTGAGGTTGGAGTGGGGAGATGGGCAGGCCTTCTTAGAACTAGCCACTAGGATCGTGAAGAAGGAGGGCTTCGGATCTTTACTTGCAGAGGGTGTCGCGTATGCATCGCAGCGTATAGGTAAGGGATCGGAGAGGTTCGCAATGCACGTTAAAGGCTTGGAGATAAGTGCTTACGATTGTCACGCTTACATAGGGATGGCTCTAGCTTATGGGACGAGTCCTATAGGTGCTCATCACAAGGACGCTTGGTTCATATCTTACGAGATAAGGGAGGGGAGGGGTGTCGTTAGTGAGGAGAGAGCTAGGAAGTTGATATGGATGCAGAACGTGAGAGGAGGGTTCTTCGAGAGCGCGGCTGCTTGCAGACTACCTTGGGTGGAAGTAGGTTACGATCTCGAGTGGTATCCTAAGTTCCTGAAGGCCGCGACCGGACTGGACTACAGCTGGGACGATATCCACATAGTAGCGAACAGGATTTACACACTGATCAGGGCCTTCTGGGTGAGGGAGAAGGGTGGATGGAACAGGTCCCTGGATACTCCCCCAGCCAAGTGGTTTGAGGAACCCCAGACAAAGGGTCCTCTGGCTGGGAGCAAGCTGGATAGGGGTGACTACGAGAGGATGCTCAGCTGGTACTACGAGAACAGAGGGTGGGATGTGAACGGAGTCCCGAGGAAGAGCACCTTGAGGAACTTAGGTCTCGATTGGGTCATACCCGAGCTTGAGAGGGTAGTTGCCCTCAGCGAGTGA
- a CDS encoding radical SAM protein, with translation MQLTTSGFFPKGRFAEISITGRSCQLNCPMCGGKWLGGMLSVESPEGLLKLGRKLWREGVRGILISGGFSREGKLPLIPFSGAIREIKRMGFLVSVHTGPLNRKEAEELGKIGIDIVDYELILDEDSIRVSKGLDLTPEDYVRGMEYLLSEPAEVVPHVILGLPGSKEDKLSHYSDVLRGSGVRRAVLLGFIPTAGTELQGEKPPSPEYMRRAAELIGRVSRVSLGCMRAPWLRREYDLKLLGVVDRIANPHYSLSLRKVMACCSIPEEMIPLFSDQDRP, from the coding sequence TTGCAGTTGACTACTTCAGGCTTCTTCCCTAAGGGGAGATTCGCTGAGATCAGCATAACCGGAAGATCATGTCAACTCAACTGTCCGATGTGTGGGGGGAAGTGGTTAGGGGGGATGCTCAGCGTTGAGAGCCCCGAGGGACTCCTTAAGCTCGGAAGGAAGCTTTGGAGGGAAGGGGTGAGGGGGATCCTCATAAGCGGGGGCTTCAGTAGGGAAGGTAAGCTCCCGTTGATTCCCTTCTCAGGAGCCATCAGGGAGATCAAGAGGATGGGGTTCCTGGTCAGTGTCCATACGGGTCCTCTAAATAGGAAGGAAGCGGAGGAACTTGGGAAGATAGGAATAGATATAGTTGACTACGAGCTGATCCTGGACGAGGATTCTATAAGAGTATCTAAAGGACTTGACTTGACCCCTGAGGATTACGTAAGAGGAATGGAGTACCTCCTGAGCGAGCCTGCGGAAGTAGTCCCTCACGTGATCCTGGGACTACCTGGATCTAAGGAGGACAAGCTAAGCCATTACTCAGATGTTCTGAGGGGATCAGGAGTTAGAAGGGCTGTGCTACTGGGCTTCATCCCAACAGCAGGGACCGAGCTTCAGGGGGAGAAGCCTCCCTCCCCCGAGTACATGAGGAGGGCAGCTGAGCTGATCGGCAGGGTATCGAGGGTGAGCCTAGGATGCATGAGGGCCCCTTGGTTGAGGCGAGAGTACGATCTCAAGCTCCTAGGAGTGGTGGATAGGATAGCGAACCCACACTATTCCCTGAGTCTGAGGAAGGTAATGGCTTGCTGCTCTATCCCCGAGGAGATGATACCTCTATTCTCTGATCAGGATCGCCCTTAA
- a CDS encoding inositol monophosphatase family protein produces MVTLRDLVKLSLRIKDRVFEYLGSDIELDHLSEGGDAARAVDEAAKLEVELWASESRRPSIISEENGIIEGEEDGVIFLDPIDGSSNADRGIPFACVSIAYSGSNSLSDLSMAAILNLFSGDLYYAERGRGSYKNGVKVSVREFRGTPVIYAPCQDPDPLKNLNIKHVARRDYGSVALGLALISEGKVDVLIDLKEDLRAVDIAAGLLLVKESGGSVFLNKLETHGLNRELGVVAGVEVLSSKLAPRNYLKL; encoded by the coding sequence ATGGTCACCTTAAGGGACCTAGTGAAGCTCTCGCTCAGGATAAAGGACAGGGTCTTCGAGTATTTGGGAAGTGACATCGAGTTAGATCACTTAAGCGAGGGCGGGGACGCTGCTAGAGCTGTCGATGAGGCTGCTAAGCTCGAGGTGGAGCTATGGGCATCGGAGTCAAGGAGGCCTAGCATAATCAGCGAGGAAAATGGGATAATTGAGGGAGAGGAGGACGGAGTTATATTTCTAGATCCTATTGACGGTAGCTCAAACGCTGATAGAGGGATACCATTCGCTTGCGTCTCGATAGCTTACTCGGGATCGAACTCCCTCAGCGATCTCTCCATGGCAGCGATACTCAACTTGTTCTCGGGGGACCTCTACTACGCTGAGAGGGGAAGGGGCTCCTATAAGAACGGCGTCAAGGTCTCCGTGAGGGAGTTCAGGGGGACCCCTGTGATATACGCTCCCTGTCAAGACCCGGACCCCCTGAAGAATCTGAACATCAAGCATGTGGCTAGGAGGGATTACGGCTCCGTTGCCTTGGGCTTAGCCCTGATATCGGAGGGGAAAGTGGATGTCCTGATAGACCTGAAGGAGGACCTGAGGGCCGTGGATATAGCAGCAGGTCTCCTACTGGTTAAGGAATCAGGAGGATCTGTATTCCTCAATAAGCTCGAAACACATGGGCTAAATAGGGAATTAGGGGTAGTTGCGGGTGTCGAGGTCTTATCCTCGAAGCTCGCCCCTAGGAACTACTTGAAGTTATGA
- a CDS encoding protein kinase yields the protein MIEPHLGKVDKYRLIRMLREGGFSKVFLGKRERDLVVIKIPKGDELSRYLLMEEAEILEEVSRPVPHENIAAFIELIRSIPALVEEYVPGPTLREAFSGRIATQGDAIRIALGCLSALEKVHSLGIAHGDVKPENIILPEPLHPVLVDMGVARRFGSRALAGTVGWSAPEFLRGEISPESDIYSVGALLLFMLTGKDPPEDLSQIRIPNNVSENLKHVLERSLSPQPWERFGSAREMAMSLMGSKIPRGEGPRLVIQGKVIPVMARITIGRERRQGGTGNADVCLQELGGKRLLPPGPPLGWVEISRVGSEYWISDMGSPGGVWVQEGGVWKKVIDYPLKHGQLISIGLRVRGKMTLPYVLGRFYLR from the coding sequence ATGATTGAGCCGCACCTCGGGAAGGTAGATAAGTACAGATTGATAAGGATGCTGAGGGAGGGGGGGTTCTCCAAGGTATTCCTCGGTAAACGGGAGAGGGACCTAGTGGTGATCAAGATCCCCAAGGGGGATGAACTATCGAGGTACCTTCTGATGGAGGAGGCTGAGATACTCGAGGAGGTATCCAGGCCGGTGCCCCATGAGAACATAGCCGCTTTCATAGAGCTGATAAGGAGCATCCCAGCGCTCGTTGAGGAGTACGTCCCGGGTCCCACGCTGAGGGAGGCATTCTCAGGAAGGATAGCTACACAGGGTGATGCTATAAGGATAGCCTTAGGCTGTCTTTCAGCTCTGGAAAAGGTACATTCTCTCGGAATAGCCCATGGAGATGTGAAACCTGAGAACATAATACTCCCTGAGCCCCTTCATCCTGTTCTAGTGGATATGGGGGTTGCTAGGAGGTTCGGAAGCAGAGCACTAGCCGGTACCGTAGGATGGAGCGCTCCAGAATTCTTAAGAGGGGAGATATCACCGGAGTCAGATATATATTCGGTTGGAGCCCTCCTTCTCTTCATGTTGACGGGAAAGGATCCTCCTGAGGATCTCTCACAAATAAGGATTCCTAATAACGTCTCTGAGAACCTCAAGCATGTTCTGGAGAGATCGCTCAGTCCACAGCCTTGGGAGAGATTTGGGAGTGCCAGGGAGATGGCCATGAGCCTTATGGGGAGTAAGATCCCACGAGGGGAGGGGCCTAGGCTCGTCATACAGGGCAAGGTGATCCCCGTGATGGCCAGGATAACCATAGGTAGGGAGAGGAGGCAGGGCGGTACGGGCAATGCCGATGTCTGCCTTCAGGAGCTCGGCGGTAAGAGGCTCCTCCCACCCGGGCCTCCGCTGGGATGGGTTGAGATATCGAGGGTGGGTAGCGAGTACTGGATAAGCGATATGGGATCTCCAGGAGGGGTCTGGGTGCAGGAGGGCGGTGTTTGGAAGAAGGTCATCGATTATCCACTCAAGCACGGTCAGCTCATATCGATAGGGTTGAGAGTGAGGGGGAAGATGACTCTTCCTTACGTACTGGGCAGGTTTTACCTGAGGTGA
- a CDS encoding MoaD/ThiS family protein has product MKIRFLGKPKEIMGREIELEVGEIRLRDLLERLPREVRDLITDGEKLRMIVLINGVSAESRGGLDALLSPEDELFIMPEISGG; this is encoded by the coding sequence ATGAAGATAAGGTTCCTAGGTAAGCCTAAGGAGATAATGGGGAGAGAGATCGAGCTGGAAGTCGGTGAGATAAGGCTGAGGGACCTCTTAGAGAGGCTTCCAAGGGAGGTCAGGGATCTCATAACGGATGGTGAGAAGCTCAGGATGATAGTACTAATTAACGGGGTATCTGCCGAATCTAGAGGTGGACTTGATGCTCTTCTCTCCCCTGAGGACGAGCTCTTCATCATGCCTGAGATAAGCGGCGGCTGA
- a CDS encoding FHA domain-containing protein, translating into MSMDELTSGLKKLRLSLIPLLLSQVALILMEAQGRLVDYDLGLPSMLSSAALATLSYALALRGLKDLCSTLGGIFCILKRLVKYLLPTTIFFAILGFSYTYEDLQSLTPGVDALLGRPILLLMAILFASLGILVAYSLLRLGSSVGSRVMKLGSILLIPPPFIVIAGYPTFGSSMAALGSLILMLSLTKLIKSGIEVVEEEQVELPEEEKEAPPRPRVLERELPPTRGRLDMERLERIPPKPKEVRAKLLGPSGLAIELELGVRMFGRRDFLGYVPEEDLDYISRRHFEIKGTREGFFIRDLGSLNGTWVNGNKLGRGEYVKLTNGSVIDVAEVVRLRFSLEAEDLGVPEI; encoded by the coding sequence ATGAGTATGGACGAGCTGACATCAGGCTTGAAGAAGCTCCGGCTCTCACTAATACCTCTGCTCCTATCCCAAGTCGCCCTGATACTGATGGAAGCCCAAGGAAGGTTGGTGGACTATGACCTCGGGCTCCCGTCCATGCTTTCATCGGCTGCCCTCGCCACCCTATCTTATGCCCTCGCCCTGAGGGGATTGAAAGACCTCTGTAGTACTTTGGGCGGAATCTTCTGCATCCTGAAGAGGTTGGTGAAGTATTTACTCCCAACTACGATCTTCTTCGCGATACTAGGGTTCTCATATACTTACGAGGACCTTCAGAGCCTTACTCCAGGTGTAGATGCCCTATTGGGGAGACCGATCCTCCTACTCATGGCGATCCTCTTCGCATCGCTGGGGATCCTGGTAGCGTACTCCCTCCTGAGATTAGGCTCCTCGGTGGGGTCGAGGGTAATGAAGCTAGGATCCATCTTGCTGATACCACCCCCGTTCATAGTCATAGCTGGTTATCCTACCTTCGGCTCATCGATGGCCGCACTGGGCTCCCTTATCCTAATGCTCTCACTGACGAAACTGATTAAATCGGGAATAGAGGTCGTTGAGGAGGAGCAAGTGGAGCTCCCGGAGGAGGAAAAAGAAGCTCCTCCTAGACCTAGGGTCTTAGAGCGGGAGCTACCTCCTACGAGGGGAAGGCTTGACATGGAGAGACTCGAGAGAATCCCTCCTAAGCCAAAGGAGGTAAGGGCAAAACTCCTAGGACCTAGTGGACTCGCTATAGAACTAGAGCTCGGTGTCAGGATGTTCGGCAGGAGGGACTTCTTAGGCTACGTCCCCGAGGAGGACCTCGACTACATATCGAGGAGGCACTTCGAGATCAAGGGGACTAGGGAGGGGTTCTTCATAAGGGACCTAGGGAGCCTCAATGGCACCTGGGTGAATGGTAACAAGTTAGGAAGAGGGGAGTACGTTAAGTTAACCAACGGTTCCGTGATAGATGTGGCCGAGGTGGTCAGGCTCAGGTTCTCTCTAGAAGCGGAGGATCTGGGTGTCCCCGAGATATGA
- a CDS encoding ATP cone domain-containing protein, whose product MRVMKRDGREEDFSKMKIVAALIKSGSSIELADEIASECENLFKDRSIVESSEMREFILNRLRERDPRSYENWLRFDSRTKGLEPRMRG is encoded by the coding sequence ATGAGGGTCATGAAGAGAGATGGAAGAGAGGAGGATTTCTCCAAGATGAAGATAGTAGCTGCTCTCATTAAGTCAGGATCCTCAATTGAGTTGGCAGATGAGATAGCGAGTGAATGTGAGAATTTATTTAAGGATAGGAGTATCGTGGAATCCTCAGAGATGAGGGAATTCATTCTAAACCGCCTGAGGGAAAGGGATCCGAGGAGTTATGAGAACTGGTTGAGATTTGATTCTCGAACTAAGGGACTTGAGCCTCGGATGAGGGGATGA